The genomic window CGGACAAGGCGGGGCGATCATCGCGGCAACCGGCTCCCCCTACACCCACTGCGGGATTGTTTTCGAGAAAAACGGCAGGCTGATGGTCCTGGAGGCGGTGCAACCGGTGGGCGTCATCCCGCTGGCGGATTTCAAGGCCGCCGGCAGTCCGGGCCCCTTCCTCGCCCGCCGTCCCAAAACACCGCCGGCACCTGGGAAATACAAGGAGGCCCGCTCATGGGCGATGGCCCAGATCGGCAAGAACTACGATGTCCGCTTCGAATGGGGCGACGACAAGCTCTACTGCTCCGAACTGGTCTGGAAAATCTACCAGCACGCCGGCGTGGAATTGTGCGAACCACGCCGGTTCCGCGACTACGATCTGGAGCAGCCGAGCGTGAGGAAAATCATCGACGAACGCTACGGCGGGATGGGAAAAATTCCATTGAATGAAAAAGTCGTCGCACCGTCAGACCTCGCGAATTCCACGCAACTTGTGACCATTTCCACCGGTTCATAAGACACTGGAATTTAAGAAATCCTTACAATATGCCTTCCCAGCCCGGGAAATATCCGTTACCAAAAATTCCGATGAAATCAATCCTACTACTCACTGTAGCCGGCGCGGCGGTCCTGCTCACCTCCTGCAATACCATGATCGGCCTCGGCCGTGACATGCGCATCGGCGGCGAAGGTTTGGAAAACTC from Luteolibacter yonseiensis includes these protein-coding regions:
- a CDS encoding YiiX/YebB-like N1pC/P60 family cysteine hydrolase, whose amino-acid sequence is MARLLPVFAILPLAVLPATAEKLREGDVVFSGAKRGQGGAIIAATGSPYTHCGIVFEKNGRLMVLEAVQPVGVIPLADFKAAGSPGPFLARRPKTPPAPGKYKEARSWAMAQIGKNYDVRFEWGDDKLYCSELVWKIYQHAGVELCEPRRFRDYDLEQPSVRKIIDERYGGMGKIPLNEKVVAPSDLANSTQLVTISTGS